One window of the Arthrobacter sp. D5-1 genome contains the following:
- a CDS encoding CU044_2847 family protein, with product MSRLVEFTTDDGGTVVVEVANAAGSLVTRGGDHAGDHSGVFARAQQTFERALAHVRPAVQGVIDELLSLENRPDEVSVEFGIDLHAEAGAFIASASTASNFKVRLTWNKPAET from the coding sequence ATGAGCAGGTTGGTTGAATTCACCACCGACGACGGCGGAACGGTTGTTGTGGAGGTCGCGAACGCAGCGGGGAGCCTGGTAACCCGGGGCGGTGATCACGCGGGGGACCATTCGGGGGTGTTCGCGCGGGCGCAGCAGACGTTCGAGCGGGCCCTGGCGCATGTGCGTCCAGCGGTGCAGGGGGTGATCGATGAGCTCCTGAGCCTGGAGAACCGGCCGGATGAGGTGAGCGTGGAGTTCGGCATTGACCTTCATGCCGAGGCGGGCGCTTTCATCGCGTCGGCAAGCACGGCGTCCAATTTCAAGGTGCGGCTTACGTGGAACAAGCCGGCGGAAACCTGA
- a CDS encoding universal stress protein: MVAENFSGPIPLVVGVLPDQHVEVLQTARTLAERLGVPLVCAYVDEASYLVEWDPSRETHRMSLHPEKEDADVEAVRGDLGRVIGEAMDGGTADWTLRLLAGDPARALGRLAADINASMIIVGTPEPGLGHRISEALNGSVAAWLSHHQRRPVLIVPQKKRPEAAHRN; encoded by the coding sequence ATGGTTGCGGAAAATTTCAGCGGACCGATTCCCTTGGTGGTGGGGGTTCTCCCGGACCAGCATGTGGAAGTACTCCAAACTGCCCGGACCTTGGCTGAGCGGCTCGGCGTCCCGCTGGTGTGCGCATATGTGGACGAGGCGAGTTACCTCGTCGAGTGGGACCCGTCCCGGGAGACACACCGGATGTCGCTCCACCCGGAGAAGGAAGATGCCGACGTCGAGGCCGTGCGCGGCGACCTCGGCAGGGTGATCGGGGAGGCGATGGACGGCGGCACGGCAGATTGGACCTTGCGCCTGCTGGCAGGTGACCCAGCGCGGGCATTGGGCAGGCTCGCCGCGGACATCAACGCGTCCATGATCATTGTGGGAACGCCCGAGCCCGGTTTGGGGCACAGGATTTCCGAGGCACTCAACGGCTCAGTGGCCGCGTGGCTGAGCCATCACCAACGCCGGCCGGTGCTGATTGTCCCCCAGAAAAAACGGCCGGAAGCTGCCCATAGAAACTAA
- a CDS encoding polyprenol monophosphomannose synthase produces the protein MLRLDPKTELGTHVLSVKNPKIAVVVPTYNERENLPVLVSQLVALGIANLNVLVVDDNSPDGTGAVADRLAAESSGTVSVLHRKEKDGLGRAYVAGMTRALADGSGIVIQMDADLSHPVLAIPTMLDRIQTSGAALVIGSRYVSGGSTAAEWPWHRKVLSAWANFYVSVVLGLKVKDATAGFKAWTASALNEIDVQAVRSDGYSFQVEMNYRAARRGLAIAEIPIHFEERVEGASKMNLREQLESALTPWKLRFHK, from the coding sequence ATGCTCAGGCTAGATCCGAAAACCGAATTGGGGACCCACGTTTTGAGTGTCAAGAATCCGAAAATCGCTGTTGTAGTGCCTACCTACAATGAGCGGGAAAACTTGCCCGTTCTTGTTTCCCAGCTAGTTGCACTTGGGATTGCCAATCTCAACGTTCTGGTTGTCGATGACAACTCTCCCGATGGAACCGGGGCTGTGGCTGATCGACTGGCAGCGGAATCCAGCGGAACAGTGTCAGTCCTCCATCGGAAAGAAAAAGATGGGTTGGGCAGAGCGTACGTGGCAGGAATGACCCGTGCTCTGGCCGATGGCTCCGGGATCGTCATCCAGATGGACGCAGATCTGTCCCATCCCGTGCTGGCAATTCCCACCATGCTTGATCGGATTCAAACCTCCGGCGCGGCGCTGGTTATCGGCTCACGGTATGTCTCCGGGGGTTCCACGGCTGCTGAATGGCCTTGGCATCGCAAGGTCCTCTCCGCTTGGGCGAATTTCTATGTGAGTGTGGTCCTGGGCTTGAAAGTCAAAGATGCAACGGCGGGTTTCAAGGCTTGGACCGCCTCTGCACTGAACGAGATTGATGTCCAGGCGGTTCGAAGTGACGGCTACTCATTCCAGGTTGAGATGAACTACCGGGCGGCAAGGCGAGGATTGGCAATCGCCGAAATTCCCATCCACTTTGAAGAACGCGTGGAAGGTGCCTCGAAGATGAATCTCCGCGAGCAGTTGGAGTCGGCGCTTACGCCGTGGAAGCTCCGCTTTCACAAGTAG
- a CDS encoding LssY C-terminal domain-containing protein, with product MDKVPNNGVTDSRLDHGFFVLGGVAAVWLAFLLVGESFHLGWGQLWFSVVFWAFLAYLLLPRLHRILTTIYVPGYFIGRARTSDGLLGDPVNVALLGAEPQVHAIMRSAGWTMADDVTFASSRRIISSTIFRQSYTEAPVSPLYLFDRQQDFAYQQEVNNTPGKRHHVRFWRCPEGWLLPGGHKVDWLAAGTYDRSVGFSLFTLQITHKIEQNTDVERDHIVSTVCAAEPAVTVQVIEDFSTGYHTRNGGGDSISTDGDLPIIDASRVQVPADQPPSRTDSRDRRPAPIVTGAVLVGIRAIAAFTLAMTLLGSGSDIGLEDVALDPETTTTAIVTMAVIVLLFGLGEVFLAWRIFLGSNGARVIAMALSSISILVQAVDYSTGTANLTLEAGLSGLASDILVLLALSSQRARVYAKRQRIPAVPASVVGRRVSS from the coding sequence ATGGATAAAGTGCCGAACAACGGCGTCACGGACAGCCGGCTCGATCACGGGTTCTTCGTCCTGGGTGGAGTTGCCGCGGTGTGGCTGGCCTTCCTGCTGGTGGGGGAAAGCTTCCACCTGGGGTGGGGCCAGCTGTGGTTCTCCGTTGTCTTCTGGGCCTTCCTTGCCTACCTGCTTTTGCCGCGGCTGCACCGGATCCTGACCACCATTTACGTTCCGGGCTATTTCATAGGCCGCGCACGCACCAGCGATGGGCTGCTGGGCGATCCCGTCAATGTTGCGTTACTGGGAGCCGAACCCCAGGTCCATGCGATCATGAGGTCCGCAGGATGGACCATGGCCGACGACGTCACTTTCGCCAGCAGCCGCCGCATCATAAGCTCCACCATTTTCCGGCAGAGCTACACCGAAGCGCCGGTCAGCCCCTTGTATCTCTTCGACCGGCAACAGGATTTCGCTTACCAACAAGAGGTCAACAACACCCCAGGAAAACGCCACCACGTCCGCTTCTGGCGTTGCCCTGAGGGGTGGCTCCTCCCCGGTGGGCACAAAGTGGATTGGCTCGCGGCAGGCACGTACGACCGCAGCGTCGGCTTCTCGCTCTTCACCCTGCAGATCACGCACAAAATCGAGCAGAACACGGACGTGGAGCGGGACCACATCGTTTCCACCGTTTGCGCTGCCGAGCCTGCCGTCACGGTGCAGGTGATCGAGGACTTCTCCACCGGATATCACACCCGCAACGGCGGCGGTGACTCCATCTCCACCGACGGCGACCTTCCCATCATCGACGCCAGCCGTGTCCAGGTCCCCGCCGACCAGCCGCCCAGCCGGACCGACAGCCGTGACCGGCGCCCGGCACCTATCGTGACCGGCGCTGTCCTGGTTGGTATCCGGGCGATTGCCGCTTTTACCTTGGCGATGACACTGCTGGGCTCCGGTAGCGACATCGGACTCGAAGACGTCGCCCTGGACCCGGAAACCACGACGACGGCGATTGTCACCATGGCGGTCATCGTCCTGCTCTTCGGGCTCGGTGAGGTGTTCCTGGCATGGCGGATTTTCCTTGGCAGCAACGGCGCCCGGGTAATCGCAATGGCCCTGAGCTCCATCTCGATCCTGGTGCAGGCCGTCGACTACTCCACCGGGACCGCGAATCTCACTCTCGAAGCGGGTCTCTCCGGACTTGCCTCGGACATCCTGGTCCTGCTGGCGTTGTCCAGCCAACGGGCAAGGGTCTACGCCAAACGGCAGCGCATCCCGGCCGTTCCGGCATCCGTGGTGGGGCGGCGTGTGTCCTCCTGA
- a CDS encoding NAD-dependent epimerase/dehydratase family protein, which produces MKIVLIGGSGHIGSFLVPRLVRAGHEVVNISRGSRLPYADFPEWEQVRQVTADRELEDREGIFGDRIAQLGADVVVDLMCFTVGSATALVDRLRGETGHLLHCGSIWRYGVSLKLPLAEGADFAEEPVDEYGIQKRDIARMLKEETASGGLATTSVHPGHIVGPGWQPIGPLGNLDPGVWQTIASGQPLRIPGIGNELMHHVHADDVAQAFEKAILNRDAAAGEDFNIVAPSALTVRGYVSVAASWFGQVPRMETVGWEEFRRTTTKESADISWAHLSRNHCVSIHKATSLIGYTPRYEPEQAVLESVQWLIGNGQLDVPKLLT; this is translated from the coding sequence ATGAAAATCGTACTTATCGGTGGCAGCGGCCATATTGGGTCCTTCCTTGTCCCCAGGCTTGTGCGCGCCGGACACGAGGTCGTCAACATCAGCCGCGGAAGCCGCCTGCCCTATGCCGATTTCCCCGAGTGGGAGCAGGTCCGCCAGGTCACCGCGGACCGTGAGCTCGAGGACCGCGAGGGTATCTTTGGTGACCGTATAGCTCAACTGGGCGCCGACGTCGTGGTTGACCTCATGTGCTTCACCGTTGGGTCGGCCACTGCGCTGGTGGATCGCTTGCGCGGCGAAACAGGCCATCTGCTGCACTGTGGCTCCATCTGGCGATACGGCGTCAGCCTGAAGTTGCCCCTTGCCGAAGGAGCGGACTTCGCCGAAGAGCCGGTGGATGAGTACGGGATCCAGAAGCGTGACATCGCGCGCATGCTCAAGGAGGAGACTGCTTCCGGAGGGTTGGCCACAACATCGGTTCATCCTGGGCACATCGTGGGTCCTGGATGGCAGCCGATCGGGCCCTTGGGCAACCTCGATCCTGGAGTGTGGCAGACGATTGCCTCAGGGCAGCCACTCCGGATTCCCGGAATCGGTAATGAACTGATGCACCATGTGCATGCCGACGACGTCGCGCAGGCCTTCGAGAAAGCCATCCTGAATCGGGACGCTGCGGCCGGGGAGGACTTCAATATTGTTGCTCCGAGCGCACTGACGGTGCGCGGTTACGTGAGCGTCGCTGCTTCCTGGTTTGGGCAGGTGCCCCGCATGGAAACCGTGGGCTGGGAGGAGTTCCGGCGGACCACCACCAAGGAATCTGCCGATATCAGCTGGGCCCACCTCTCCCGCAATCACTGCGTGAGTATCCACAAGGCAACCTCGCTGATCGGGTATACGCCGCGCTACGAACCCGAGCAGGCAGTGCTGGAATCTGTGCAGTGGCTCATCGGCAACGGACAACTCGACGTCCCGAAACTGCTGACATAA
- a CDS encoding GAF and ANTAR domain-containing protein, with product MAQQTLLPASYVVDRMQDLVLKTQDVKEMLDELADFSAVTLTDPALAFCSITLMRRKKPVTVASSEERAMRLDQTQYTIGAGPCLSAIREQVVVHVPDLANDDRWPSFSSAAVQVGVGSSLSVPLALEGEAEAGLNLYSTKARGFTEVDIDVVQAYTYHASKALRVAVRLSQLAETKKHLLATLESRTTIDLATGAIMAQNRCSQEAAMKILQVASSTRNVKLRDLASSVVSSLTKDPKVRTHFDA from the coding sequence GTGGCGCAACAAACCCTTCTGCCCGCGAGTTACGTCGTTGACCGCATGCAAGATCTTGTCCTGAAGACACAGGATGTGAAGGAAATGCTGGATGAACTTGCCGATTTCTCAGCGGTCACTTTGACCGACCCTGCGCTCGCCTTCTGCAGCATCACACTCATGCGTCGGAAGAAGCCCGTGACAGTAGCAAGTAGTGAAGAACGGGCAATGCGCCTCGACCAAACGCAATACACGATAGGTGCTGGGCCTTGCCTTTCGGCGATCAGGGAACAGGTCGTCGTGCATGTGCCTGACTTGGCAAACGATGACCGCTGGCCCTCCTTCTCGTCGGCCGCGGTCCAGGTGGGGGTGGGATCCAGCCTGTCCGTTCCCCTGGCCCTTGAGGGGGAGGCCGAAGCCGGCCTGAATCTGTACTCCACAAAGGCCCGCGGATTCACCGAGGTGGACATTGATGTGGTCCAGGCGTACACGTATCACGCGTCCAAGGCACTTCGCGTGGCGGTTCGTCTCAGCCAGTTGGCCGAAACAAAGAAGCATCTCCTCGCCACCTTGGAATCCCGGACCACCATTGACCTGGCAACCGGCGCCATCATGGCCCAAAACCGTTGCAGCCAGGAAGCGGCAATGAAGATCCTGCAGGTCGCTTCCAGCACACGCAACGTCAAACTCCGGGACCTTGCCTCCTCGGTAGTCTCCTCCCTGACCAAGGACCCGAAGGTCCGGACCCACTTCGACGCTTAG
- a CDS encoding TetR/AcrR family transcriptional regulator C-terminal domain-containing protein encodes MAPATKPLAEAVPGRKQALSRELVLSTALALVDAEGLDALTMRRLGQELGRDPMGLYRYAKSRTELLDGVTELVLNERTIFPDDPDWQGQLRRIAHDLRLIALRHPNVVPLLVTRPLSTPMGLRPVGTLRPLEQILDLLIEAGFAPSDALHVYRAYYGFLYGHILNELQEFIVDPDEDEALLRLGLHRLPAKEFPRLRAIAPLLADYDGEDELDEGITILLAGLSARLTEPTHQTQA; translated from the coding sequence ATGGCTCCGGCAACGAAACCCCTGGCCGAGGCGGTACCGGGCAGGAAGCAGGCGCTCAGCCGGGAGTTGGTTTTATCCACCGCACTGGCCTTGGTGGACGCTGAAGGACTCGACGCTCTCACCATGCGACGGCTCGGGCAGGAACTCGGCAGGGACCCCATGGGCCTGTACCGCTACGCCAAGAGCCGGACGGAACTGCTGGACGGAGTCACCGAACTGGTCTTGAACGAACGGACCATCTTTCCGGACGACCCGGACTGGCAGGGCCAACTCCGCCGGATCGCCCACGACCTGCGCCTGATAGCACTCCGACACCCCAATGTCGTCCCCCTCCTGGTCACGCGCCCCCTATCCACCCCCATGGGACTTCGCCCGGTCGGCACCCTGCGCCCCCTCGAACAGATCCTGGACTTACTCATTGAGGCCGGGTTCGCCCCCTCGGACGCCCTGCACGTCTATCGCGCCTACTACGGTTTCCTCTACGGCCACATCCTGAACGAGCTGCAGGAATTCATCGTCGACCCTGACGAGGACGAAGCTCTCCTGCGCCTCGGCCTCCACCGCCTGCCCGCCAAGGAATTCCCGCGCCTCCGCGCGATCGCCCCGCTCCTGGCCGACTATGACGGTGAAGACGAGCTCGATGAAGGCATCACCATCCTCCTTGCCGGCCTCTCCGCACGCCTCACGGAACCCACCCACCAAACCCAGGCGTGA